A stretch of Streptomyces sp. NBC_00250 DNA encodes these proteins:
- a CDS encoding ABC transporter permease subunit, with translation MIWLTWRQFRTQAGVMFAAMAVFAAALAVTGPQLADLYKAAGSSLVDRLSSSDQGLYYAGLLIVLAVPAVIGMFWGAPLIARELETGTHHLAWSQGVTRTRWLATKLGLGAVAAMTVAGLAALAVSWWSSPIDRSIDNGGATDTYFARLDPVAFAARGVVPVAHAAFAFVLGVALGLVIRRTVPAMATTFVAYIAVQFTVPMWIRSHLAAADRTIVPIAPDGAPISIQDGAKQIVAHPDVPGSWVTSQQTLDAAGEPTSVPSSFAECLHTASGPPTLPQVDGCIADLQALGYQQQVTYQPAGNFWALQWAETGLYLGLALALAGGCVWWIRRRLT, from the coding sequence ATGATCTGGCTGACCTGGCGCCAGTTCCGTACCCAGGCCGGCGTGATGTTCGCCGCGATGGCCGTCTTCGCCGCCGCCCTCGCGGTCACAGGACCGCAGCTGGCCGACCTCTACAAGGCCGCCGGCAGCAGCCTGGTGGACCGGCTCTCCAGTTCGGACCAGGGGCTCTATTACGCGGGACTGCTGATCGTTCTCGCCGTGCCGGCCGTCATCGGGATGTTCTGGGGCGCGCCGCTGATCGCCCGTGAACTGGAGACCGGCACTCACCACCTCGCGTGGAGCCAGGGCGTCACCCGCACCCGCTGGCTGGCGACCAAGCTCGGCCTCGGCGCGGTGGCCGCCATGACCGTCGCCGGACTGGCCGCGCTCGCGGTGAGCTGGTGGAGCAGCCCCATCGACCGGTCCATCGACAACGGTGGCGCGACGGACACGTACTTCGCGAGGCTCGACCCCGTGGCCTTCGCCGCGCGGGGTGTCGTCCCCGTCGCCCACGCCGCCTTCGCCTTCGTCCTGGGCGTCGCCCTCGGCCTCGTCATCCGCCGCACCGTGCCCGCGATGGCGACCACGTTCGTCGCCTACATCGCGGTCCAGTTCACCGTGCCGATGTGGATCCGGTCCCATCTGGCCGCAGCGGACCGGACCATCGTGCCGATCGCCCCCGACGGCGCCCCCATCAGCATCCAGGACGGTGCCAAGCAGATCGTCGCCCATCCCGACGTGCCAGGGTCCTGGGTCACCTCCCAGCAGACGCTCGACGCCGCCGGTGAACCGACCTCCGTGCCGTCGTCCTTCGCCGAATGCCTGCACACTGCTTCGGGCCCGCCCACCCTGCCGCAAGTCGACGGCTGCATCGCCGACCTTCAGGCCCTGGGCTACCAGCAGCAGGTGACGTACCAGCCCGCCGGCAACTTCTGGGCCCTGCAGTGGGCCGAGACGGGGCTCTATCTCGGCCTCGCCCTCGCCCTCGCAGGGGGCTGCGTCTGGTGGATCCGCCGCCGGCTGACCTGA
- a CDS encoding GOLPH3/VPS74 family protein yields MTTARDLFLIGMSPESKDSVGQGDLSLALAGAELIDLVGAGTATVDGDRIVPGEAATPDDRLLADAAAGLSRQAPYEQVEDWLWRRGRDLSATYQAALEDEGELTRKRSGRLSFGTERVEPADTPGRRRATDRWEEKEPVLAALASVVGIDGGRRPDEEPGFDDEAVTTVVAAVHDAVMELEAVRQRRNIENSAFANLWRGP; encoded by the coding sequence ATGACCACGGCAAGAGATCTGTTCCTCATCGGAATGAGCCCGGAGTCGAAGGACTCGGTGGGACAGGGCGACCTGTCGCTCGCACTCGCGGGAGCCGAGCTGATCGATCTCGTCGGCGCGGGGACCGCCACCGTGGACGGCGACCGCATCGTGCCGGGCGAAGCCGCGACGCCGGACGACCGGCTCCTGGCCGACGCTGCGGCGGGGCTGTCCCGGCAGGCGCCCTACGAACAGGTCGAGGACTGGCTGTGGCGCCGGGGCCGAGACCTCTCGGCCACGTACCAGGCGGCCCTGGAGGACGAGGGCGAGCTGACGCGGAAGCGAAGCGGCCGGCTGTCCTTCGGCACGGAACGCGTGGAACCGGCGGATACGCCCGGGCGCCGCCGGGCAACGGACCGCTGGGAGGAGAAGGAACCCGTCCTGGCGGCCCTCGCCTCGGTCGTGGGCATCGACGGCGGCCGCCGCCCCGACGAAGAGCCCGGCTTCGACGACGAGGCGGTGACGACCGTGGTGGCCGCGGTCCATGACGCGGTGATGGAGCTGGAGGCCGTACGCCAGAGGCGGAACATCGAGAACTCGGCCTTCGCCAACCTCTGGCGGGGGCCGTGA
- a CDS encoding winged helix-turn-helix transcriptional regulator, giving the protein MEERTLKSPSHCTGTEQDYDVRQWDAREGCEVRQILDRVADKWSLLAIAHLERQTLRFSELRRRIEGISQRMLTVTLRQLERDGLVRRTVHPVVPPRVEYELTPLGATLHTTIRALVDWTEDHQEEIATARAEYDIRLDALESAT; this is encoded by the coding sequence ATGGAAGAACGCACTTTAAAGTCACCAAGTCACTGCACGGGTACCGAGCAGGACTACGACGTCCGCCAGTGGGATGCCCGCGAGGGATGCGAGGTGAGGCAGATCCTCGACCGCGTCGCCGACAAGTGGTCGCTGCTCGCCATCGCGCACCTGGAGCGCCAGACCCTGCGTTTCTCCGAACTGCGCCGCCGCATCGAAGGCATCAGTCAGCGGATGCTGACCGTGACGCTGCGCCAGCTGGAACGGGACGGCCTCGTACGACGCACGGTGCACCCGGTCGTCCCCCCGCGCGTGGAGTACGAGCTCACTCCGCTCGGAGCGACCCTGCACACCACGATCAGGGCCCTGGTGGACTGGACGGAGGACCACCAGGAGGAGATCGCCACCGCCCGGGCCGAGTACGACATCCGCCTGGACGCCCTGGAGTCGGCCACCTGA